A single genomic interval of Candidatus Rokuibacteriota bacterium harbors:
- a CDS encoding ABC transporter permease — protein MAGSIPASAFPEARRAARRFGRSRTASAGACFLVALLGGAALAPIVAPWDPLKQNLSDALAAPSEHHLLGTDDLGRDVLSRLLHGARLSLSAACLAVAIAALSGIPVGLAAGYSGGRLDDFLMRLVDAVQAFPALVLAMAIAAALGPGLGNVMVAVGVVYMPRFARLVRGQTLALREELFVEGARAAGATHGRILLRHILPNVSAPIIVQVSVSIAFALLAETSLSFLGIGIKPPTPSWGADVGRGYRFMRLAPWLVFMPGLAILLTALAFNFVGDGLRDALDPKHARTEAST, from the coding sequence ATGGCTGGGTCGATCCCCGCATCCGCCTTTCCTGAGGCGCGCAGGGCGGCGCGGCGCTTCGGGCGAAGCCGCACAGCTTCAGCGGGCGCGTGCTTCCTCGTGGCGCTGCTGGGCGGGGCTGCGCTGGCGCCGATCGTCGCCCCGTGGGATCCGCTCAAGCAGAACCTCTCGGACGCGCTGGCCGCGCCCTCTGAGCATCACCTGCTCGGCACCGACGACCTCGGACGCGACGTGCTGTCGCGCCTGCTCCACGGCGCGCGGCTGTCGCTCTCGGCCGCCTGCCTGGCCGTGGCCATCGCGGCGCTCTCCGGCATCCCGGTCGGCCTCGCGGCGGGCTACTCGGGCGGCCGGCTCGACGATTTTCTGATGCGCCTCGTGGACGCGGTCCAAGCCTTCCCCGCCCTCGTGCTCGCCATGGCCATCGCCGCGGCGCTCGGTCCCGGGCTCGGCAACGTCATGGTCGCCGTCGGCGTCGTCTACATGCCGCGCTTCGCGCGGCTCGTGCGTGGCCAGACGCTCGCGCTCCGCGAGGAGCTCTTCGTCGAGGGGGCGCGCGCCGCCGGCGCCACGCACGGCCGCATCCTCCTCCGCCACATCCTGCCCAACGTGTCGGCGCCCATCATCGTTCAGGTCTCGGTGTCCATCGCTTTCGCCCTCCTGGCCGAGACGAGCTTGAGCTTCCTCGGCATCGGCATCAAGCCGCCCACGCCCTCCTGGGGCGCGGACGTCGGGCGCGGCTACCGATTCATGCGGCTCGCGCCCTGGCTCGTCTTCATGCCGGGGCTCGCCATCCTGCTGACAGCGCTCGCCTTCAACTTCGTGGGCGACGGCCTGCGCGACGCCCTCGACCCCAAGCACGCACGGACAGAGGCCTCCACGTGA
- a CDS encoding ABC transporter permease, with protein sequence MGAFLRRRLLAVIPLVLLVTSLVFSLVLLLPGDPAVALVGLENVTEEKLAAIRERMGLNRPLYVQYGLWLARAARGDLGTSLRTGQPVIEALRDRLPVTLGLAVAATAFGLLLGFPLAVVAASKRGGFMGSCASGIAAFGVAVPNFWLGSMLVLALALHLRWLPATGYASPLEAPWDGLRHAILPTLTLGASAVAEITRQLRSALQDTLNTDYVRTARAKGLAERGVIWKHALRNALIPMITVSGLTISRLVGATVVVESIFALPGLGRLNLEAVLTRDFPMLQGAVLVMVLIVIAVNLVSDVVYGWVDPRIRLS encoded by the coding sequence GTGGGCGCTTTCCTCCGGCGGCGGCTCCTCGCCGTCATCCCGCTGGTGCTGCTGGTCACCTCTCTCGTCTTCTCGCTCGTCCTGCTGCTGCCGGGTGACCCCGCCGTCGCGCTGGTCGGCCTCGAGAACGTCACCGAGGAGAAGCTCGCCGCTATCCGCGAGCGGATGGGCCTCAACCGGCCGCTGTACGTCCAGTACGGCCTCTGGCTCGCGCGCGCCGCGCGCGGCGACCTCGGCACCTCGCTCCGCACGGGCCAGCCCGTCATCGAGGCGCTGCGCGACCGCCTGCCGGTCACGCTCGGGCTCGCGGTCGCGGCCACGGCCTTCGGGCTCCTCCTGGGCTTCCCTCTTGCCGTCGTCGCGGCCTCGAAGCGCGGCGGGTTCATGGGCAGCTGCGCGAGCGGCATCGCCGCCTTCGGCGTGGCGGTGCCGAATTTCTGGCTGGGCTCCATGCTGGTGCTGGCGCTCGCGCTCCACCTGCGCTGGCTGCCGGCGACGGGCTACGCGAGCCCGCTGGAGGCGCCGTGGGACGGGCTCCGCCACGCGATCCTGCCCACGCTCACCCTCGGCGCCTCCGCCGTCGCCGAGATTACGCGCCAGCTACGCTCGGCGCTCCAGGACACGCTCAACACGGACTACGTGCGCACGGCGCGCGCCAAGGGGCTCGCCGAGCGCGGGGTGATCTGGAAGCACGCGCTCAGAAATGCCCTCATCCCGATGATCACGGTCTCGGGGCTGACCATCTCGCGCCTGGTCGGCGCCACGGTGGTCGTCGAGTCCATCTTCGCCCTGCCGGGGCTCGGGCGCCTGAATCTCGAAGCCGTGCTCACCCGCGACTTCCCCATGCTCCAGGGCGCCGTGCTCGTCATGGTGCTGATCGTCATCGCGGTCAACCTCGTCTCCGACGTCGTCTATGGCTGGGTCGATCCCCGCATCCGCCTTTCCTGA
- a CDS encoding ABC transporter substrate-binding protein, with amino-acid sequence MKRIGVVTICALLAAWLGADPALAQPRAGGVLRVALRAEVSTFDPHKGASGTDHMYLYPVFDTLVRFDDKLQPRPGLAESWETPDPKTLILRLRKNVKFHDGTPFNAEAVRFNLLRAQDKTVSSMVSELINIEAVEVVDAFTVRLRLKRPDASLVLAFTDRAGMMVSPTAVQKLGDQFGRTPVGAGEYRLTKWTPGDSVRLDRFQEYWEPGRPYLDGILIRIMPDGDTRVNALRSGQVDFIMEIPTQDFASLKGEKGIKTYEGPSLAYWRIYLNMSKPPLDKKAAREAINLAIDRAALVRTVMFGLTDVAVTPFPSVYWASNPALKPWPHDPARAKAKLIEAGLPNGFTFDMVVEPAPEHVRRAEAIQAQLAAVGIKVDLKPMELAKGVQGYFRGQEFMAANYRWTGRPDPDQSVRGMFHSTGFYNPGKYQVARLEELMDQAKSVYKLEERRALYQKIDEIIQQEAVDVPLYVAPVLEGMATNVEGYQPNLLGKPAFRGVWLRPSR; translated from the coding sequence ATGAAGCGGATCGGCGTGGTGACGATATGCGCGCTGCTGGCCGCCTGGCTCGGCGCCGACCCGGCCCTGGCCCAGCCGCGGGCGGGCGGCGTGCTCCGGGTGGCGCTCCGGGCGGAGGTCTCGACCTTCGACCCGCACAAGGGCGCCTCCGGCACCGACCACATGTACCTCTACCCGGTCTTCGACACCCTCGTCCGCTTCGACGACAAGCTCCAGCCGCGCCCGGGGCTCGCCGAGTCCTGGGAAACGCCCGATCCGAAGACGCTCATCCTGCGCCTCAGGAAGAACGTCAAGTTCCATGACGGCACGCCCTTCAACGCGGAAGCCGTCCGGTTCAACCTGCTGCGGGCCCAGGACAAGACGGTGTCGAGCATGGTCTCGGAGCTCATCAACATCGAGGCCGTCGAGGTCGTGGACGCGTTCACCGTCAGGCTGCGCCTCAAGCGCCCAGACGCCTCGCTGGTCCTGGCCTTCACCGACAGGGCCGGCATGATGGTCTCGCCCACCGCCGTGCAGAAGCTGGGTGACCAGTTCGGGCGCACGCCGGTGGGCGCGGGAGAGTACCGGCTGACCAAGTGGACGCCGGGAGATTCCGTGCGGCTCGATCGGTTCCAGGAGTACTGGGAGCCTGGGCGGCCCTACCTGGACGGCATCCTGATACGCATCATGCCCGATGGCGACACACGGGTGAACGCGCTCCGGAGCGGCCAGGTGGACTTCATCATGGAGATCCCGACCCAGGATTTCGCGTCGCTCAAGGGCGAGAAGGGCATCAAGACCTACGAGGGGCCGTCGCTCGCCTACTGGCGCATCTACCTCAATATGTCCAAGCCCCCGCTCGACAAGAAGGCGGCGCGCGAGGCGATCAACCTCGCGATCGATCGGGCCGCGCTGGTCCGCACGGTGATGTTCGGGCTGACCGACGTCGCGGTGACTCCGTTCCCGTCCGTCTACTGGGCGTCGAACCCCGCGCTCAAGCCGTGGCCGCACGACCCGGCGCGCGCGAAAGCCAAGCTCATCGAGGCGGGGCTGCCCAATGGCTTCACCTTCGACATGGTGGTCGAGCCCGCGCCCGAGCACGTGCGTCGCGCGGAAGCGATCCAGGCGCAGCTGGCCGCGGTCGGCATCAAGGTGGACCTGAAGCCGATGGAGCTCGCCAAGGGCGTGCAGGGCTATTTCCGCGGCCAGGAGTTCATGGCGGCCAACTACCGGTGGACGGGCCGTCCCGACCCCGACCAGTCCGTCCGCGGCATGTTCCACAGCACGGGCTTTTACAATCCCGGCAAGTACCAGGTCGCGCGCCTCGAGGAGCTGATGGACCAGGCCAAGAGCGTGTACAAGCTCGAGGAGCGCCGCGCGCTCTACCAGAAGATCGACGAGATCATTCAGCAGGAGGCGGTGGACGTGCCGCTCTATGTAGCCCCGGTGCTCGAAGGCATGGCGACCAACGTGGAGGGTTATCAGCCGAACCTCCTCGGCAAGCCCGCCTTCCGGGGGGTCTGGCTCCGCCCGAGCCGCTAG
- a CDS encoding TVP38/TMEM64 family protein, protein MPRARGVTVRRLVLLAVLLAGIACAVIWRRYLTVPQIQVFVASLGPWGPLVFMLAYTVGPAFLVPGLPLDLAAGVLFGPVWGTVYSLVGATAGATVAFLAARTVGRDWTEEKLSGPLKKLKEGVDKGGWEFVAFVRLVPVIPFNLLNYALGLTRIRLVPYVLASFVFMAPAAAVYVYAGWAGGEAIAGEGAISQTLVRVLVALTALGMLAVLPQLAVRFAKSRRKLRS, encoded by the coding sequence ATGCCACGAGCGCGCGGCGTCACGGTGAGGCGGCTCGTCCTGCTGGCTGTGCTCCTGGCCGGCATCGCCTGCGCCGTCATCTGGCGCCGCTACCTCACGGTGCCCCAGATCCAGGTCTTCGTGGCGAGCTTGGGCCCCTGGGGGCCGCTGGTCTTCATGCTCGCCTACACGGTCGGCCCCGCCTTCCTCGTGCCGGGCCTGCCCCTCGACCTGGCGGCCGGCGTCCTCTTCGGGCCCGTCTGGGGCACGGTCTATTCCCTCGTCGGCGCCACGGCCGGCGCCACCGTCGCCTTCCTCGCCGCGCGCACCGTCGGGCGGGACTGGACGGAGGAGAAGCTCTCGGGGCCCCTCAAGAAGCTCAAGGAGGGCGTGGACAAGGGCGGCTGGGAGTTCGTCGCCTTCGTGCGCCTCGTGCCCGTCATCCCCTTCAACCTGCTCAACTACGCCCTCGGCCTCACGCGTATAAGGCTCGTGCCGTACGTGCTGGCCTCGTTCGTCTTCATGGCGCCGGCCGCCGCCGTGTACGTCTACGCGGGCTGGGCGGGGGGCGAGGCGATCGCGGGCGAGGGGGCGATCTCGCAGACGCTCGTGCGGGTGCTCGTCGCGCTGACCGCGCTCGGGATGCTCGCGGTCCTGCCGCAGCTCGCCGTGCGCTTCGCCAAGAGCAGGCGAAAGCTTCGATCGTGA
- a CDS encoding DEAD/DEAH box helicase encodes MDETTALVTLATSPAESEAYQMLLARAHRKTGAIPPELVVRHVLAVTAGADWPVRREALEALLRRFAFGQADRLQIVTRPGGGGPLGLYATRRQGSPARPYRTLLRCVEPIEGSCSCPDFLRSSLGLCKHLLAVLEDIASKPRAVERARRAAAPDAGPLRWDPIRPLTGGGDWLARIRWMDGLPAPRLRRWLRPATEGGFTTEIPEAPARRLELVDNLLGVLGNDQGEPALHALLLEDRRRTARAVQGGRDLHRFTQAIRSLKQPLYPYQREAVERFLSNGRLLLADDMGLGKTAQAIAACHALWRTGRVRRGLVVVPAALKPQWLREWQLFTDAPAAVVDGNPAQRRAAFEACRRGFLVSNYEQLVRDLDLVRAWGPDLVVLDEAQRIKNWATKTALTVKQLDPPYRLVLTGTPMENRLDELASIVEWVDDLALEPKWRLVPWHTTPVDGRTEIGGARHLDTLRLRLAGCMIRRVRREVLPQLPARTDTRIPLEMTAEQVEEHDALNQPIAQILARGKRRPLTQAEFLRLMSLLTTQRIIANGLAQLRFEEIWPDLSRLPRPTEATLKGLASPKLLELRELIGQIVLDQERKVVVFSQWRRMLRLADWATRDVLARGQVRAAFFTGGEGQKRRTQNIVEFHDDPACRVLFATDAGGVGLNLQRAASVCINIELPWNPAVLEQRIGRIYRLGQRRPIDVYHLISEPGIESRIADLVGTKQALFAGLFDGTTDEVTFERSGSFLARIERLVGPALALPGREGATTESDALASDDAAAEREIDALVTAGDESGDAPAPAVSGPGPLPSAAEVQRLFAGLTVQRAAHGGLVIEAPPETASTLAALFSGIAQLLQAAAPAAAAPPAPNPRVATPPQAPM; translated from the coding sequence ATGGATGAGACGACTGCGCTCGTGACCCTCGCGACCTCCCCTGCCGAGTCCGAGGCGTATCAGATGCTGCTCGCGCGGGCGCATCGGAAGACGGGAGCCATTCCCCCGGAGCTGGTCGTCCGGCACGTCCTGGCCGTCACGGCGGGAGCGGACTGGCCCGTGCGGCGCGAAGCGCTCGAGGCGCTGCTCCGCCGGTTCGCCTTCGGACAGGCCGACAGGCTGCAGATCGTTACCCGGCCGGGCGGCGGGGGACCCCTTGGCCTCTACGCGACGCGACGGCAGGGCTCGCCCGCGCGCCCCTACCGCACCCTGCTCCGGTGCGTGGAGCCCATCGAGGGCAGCTGCAGCTGCCCCGACTTCCTCCGCAGCTCGCTCGGCCTGTGCAAGCACCTCCTCGCCGTGCTGGAGGACATCGCCTCGAAGCCGCGCGCCGTCGAGCGGGCCCGGCGCGCGGCCGCTCCTGATGCAGGGCCGCTGCGCTGGGATCCGATTCGCCCCCTCACAGGCGGGGGCGACTGGCTGGCGCGGATCCGCTGGATGGACGGGCTCCCCGCGCCCCGTCTCCGGCGATGGCTGCGCCCGGCCACGGAGGGTGGCTTCACGACCGAGATCCCCGAGGCGCCGGCGCGGCGGCTCGAGCTCGTGGACAACCTCCTCGGCGTGCTCGGGAACGATCAGGGCGAGCCCGCGCTCCACGCCTTGCTCCTGGAGGATCGACGGCGCACCGCGCGTGCCGTCCAGGGCGGCCGGGATCTGCACCGCTTCACGCAGGCGATCCGCTCTCTCAAGCAGCCACTCTACCCCTACCAGCGCGAGGCCGTGGAGCGGTTCCTCTCGAACGGGCGGCTCCTGCTCGCCGACGACATGGGCCTCGGCAAGACCGCGCAGGCGATCGCCGCCTGCCACGCCCTGTGGCGCACCGGCCGCGTCCGCCGGGGGTTGGTGGTCGTCCCGGCCGCGCTCAAGCCCCAGTGGCTGCGCGAGTGGCAGCTCTTCACCGACGCGCCCGCAGCCGTGGTCGACGGCAACCCCGCCCAGCGCCGGGCGGCGTTCGAGGCGTGCCGCCGCGGGTTCCTCGTCTCGAACTACGAGCAGCTCGTCCGCGATCTGGATCTCGTCCGCGCCTGGGGACCGGATCTCGTCGTCCTCGACGAGGCGCAGCGGATCAAGAACTGGGCCACCAAGACCGCGCTGACGGTGAAGCAGCTCGATCCGCCCTATCGCCTCGTGCTCACCGGGACGCCGATGGAGAACCGGCTCGACGAGCTCGCGTCCATCGTGGAGTGGGTGGACGATCTCGCGCTGGAGCCGAAATGGCGGCTGGTCCCCTGGCACACGACGCCGGTGGACGGCAGGACCGAGATCGGCGGCGCGCGGCACCTCGACACCCTGCGCCTCCGGCTGGCCGGCTGCATGATCCGTCGCGTCCGCCGCGAGGTGCTTCCCCAGCTCCCGGCGCGCACGGACACGCGGATCCCCCTGGAGATGACGGCCGAGCAGGTCGAGGAGCACGACGCCCTCAACCAGCCGATCGCCCAGATCCTGGCGCGGGGGAAGCGCCGGCCGCTCACCCAGGCGGAGTTCCTCAGGCTCATGTCGCTGCTCACCACCCAGCGCATCATCGCGAACGGTCTGGCACAGCTGCGCTTCGAGGAAATCTGGCCTGACCTCTCGCGGCTGCCGCGGCCCACGGAGGCCACGCTCAAGGGGCTGGCGAGCCCGAAGCTCCTCGAGCTGCGGGAGCTGATCGGGCAGATCGTCCTCGACCAGGAACGCAAGGTGGTCGTGTTCAGCCAGTGGCGCCGCATGCTCCGCCTGGCGGACTGGGCCACCCGCGACGTCCTTGCCCGGGGCCAGGTCCGGGCGGCGTTCTTCACCGGCGGCGAGGGCCAGAAGCGCCGGACCCAGAACATTGTTGAGTTCCACGATGATCCCGCCTGCCGCGTCCTCTTCGCCACCGATGCGGGCGGCGTGGGCCTCAACCTGCAGCGCGCCGCGAGCGTCTGCATCAACATCGAGCTGCCGTGGAACCCGGCCGTGCTCGAGCAGCGGATCGGGCGGATCTACCGTCTGGGGCAGCGCCGACCCATCGACGTCTACCACCTGATCAGCGAGCCGGGCATCGAGTCACGGATCGCCGACCTCGTGGGCACCAAGCAGGCCCTGTTCGCGGGGCTCTTCGATGGGACCACCGACGAGGTGACCTTCGAGCGCTCGGGCAGCTTCCTCGCCCGGATCGAGCGGCTGGTCGGCCCCGCCCTCGCGCTTCCGGGGCGAGAGGGTGCGACCACCGAGTCGGACGCACTCGCGTCGGACGACGCCGCCGCCGAGCGCGAGATCGATGCCCTCGTGACGGCGGGGGACGAGTCCGGCGACGCGCCAGCCCCGGCCGTGTCCGGTCCGGGGCCGCTGCCCTCGGCGGCCGAGGTGCAGCGGCTCTTCGCTGGGCTCACGGTACAGCGGGCGGCACACGGCGGTCTCGTGATCGAGGCGCCCCCCGAGACCGCCTCGACGCTCGCCGCCCTCTTCTCCGGAATAGCCCAGCTCCTCCAGGCCGCGGCACCGGCCGCGGCCGCACCGCCCGCCCCCAACCCGCGCGTCGCCACCCCGCCGCAAGCCCCCATGTGA
- a CDS encoding type II toxin-antitoxin system prevent-host-death family antitoxin, protein MKKAKIAELKNHLSRYLDHVRSGESVLVLDRNQPIAQIVPLARPTGGSRGHDGRLARLERRGLIRRGSGGLPEWLGKRKPPRLRGSVLKDLLAERGAGW, encoded by the coding sequence ATGAAGAAGGCCAAGATCGCCGAGCTCAAGAACCACCTGTCCCGCTACCTCGATCACGTCCGGAGCGGAGAGTCCGTGCTGGTCCTGGACCGGAATCAGCCCATCGCCCAGATCGTTCCCCTCGCGCGGCCGACAGGGGGTTCCCGCGGCCACGACGGGCGGCTGGCGCGGCTCGAGCGGCGGGGCCTGATCCGGCGCGGGTCTGGGGGCCTCCCCGAGTGGCTCGGGAAGCGCAAGCCTCCCCGCCTGCGGGGCAGCGTGCTCAAGGACCTGCTGGCCGAGCGCGGGGCGGGGTGGTGA
- a CDS encoding type II toxin-antitoxin system VapC family toxin, translating into MRFWDTSALIPLVVAERGTALAERLLRADPAVVVWTLTRVELLSALARRRREEPAAARRLLGAKREILAAWPRWSEVTAVEVVRRHAERVVDTHAIRAADALQIGAALVVAGDDPAALEFVTFDQPQAAAAEREGFRVRGAS; encoded by the coding sequence GTGAGGTTCTGGGACACCTCCGCCCTCATCCCGCTGGTCGTGGCCGAGCGCGGCACCGCGCTGGCGGAGCGTCTGCTCCGTGCCGATCCCGCCGTCGTGGTCTGGACCCTGACCCGCGTCGAGCTGCTGTCAGCGCTGGCGCGCCGCCGGCGCGAGGAGCCAGCCGCCGCGCGGCGGCTCCTGGGGGCCAAGCGGGAGATCCTGGCGGCCTGGCCGCGCTGGTCCGAGGTGACCGCGGTGGAGGTCGTTCGGCGGCACGCGGAGCGCGTGGTGGACACCCATGCGATCAGGGCTGCCGACGCGCTGCAGATCGGCGCGGCCCTCGTCGTTGCCGGCGACGATCCCGCCGCGCTGGAGTTCGTCACCTTCGACCAGCCCCAGGCTGCGGCCGCGGAGCGCGAGGGATTCCGCGTGCGCGGCGCGAGCTGA